A single Dermacentor albipictus isolate Rhodes 1998 colony chromosome 3, USDA_Dalb.pri_finalv2, whole genome shotgun sequence DNA region contains:
- the LOC135898855 gene encoding very long chain fatty acid elongase 7-like, which yields MSPEMTSHASFFSDDASRVWLPKRDHRTEGWLLTGNPLPLLVITAAYMFFVKVAGPRWMSRRKPFELKACILVYNLSATLLSAFFVCRFVKLAYWDLGYTFLQDLDMTDSPANLQIVHLSWWFYMFKVFELADTVFFVLRKKNHQVSALHVVHHVTVPWNMWLNVAYGGQSHEMFIMCLNAFVHVFMYAYYFLAALGPAYRHLLWWKKYMTMMQILQFVLMLAQSIGMVFADGNYVGLFVWTLVAHAILFFVWFTVFYIQSYSRKKL from the coding sequence ATGTCGCCCGAAATGACTTCGCATGCGTCTTTCTTCTCTGACGATGCCAGTCGCGTATGGCTGCCGAAGCGCGACCACCGGACCGAAGGTTGGCTGCTGACTGGCAATCCCCTGCCACTCCTCGTGATCACGGCCGCGTATATGTTCTTCGTCAAGGTGGCCGGTCCCCGCTGGATGTCCCGGCGCAAGCCGTTCGAGCTGAAGgcctgcatcctcgtctacaaccTGTCGGCCACCCTCCTCAGCGCGTTCTTCGTGTGCCGTTTCGTGAAGCTCGCTTACTGGGACCTAGGCTACACCTTCCTGCAGGACCTGGACATGACTGACTCTCCAGCCAACCTCCAGATCGTGCACTTGTCCTGGTGGTTTTACATGTTCAAAGTGTTCGAGCTCGCCGACACCGTGTTCTTTGTGCTGCGTAAGAAGAACCACCAGGTCAGCGCGTTGCACGTCGTGCACCACGTGACTGTCCCCTGGAACATGTGGCTGAACGTGGCCTATGGAGGCCAGTCGCACGAGATGTTCATAATGTGCCTGAACGCGTTTGTGCACGTGTTCATGTACGCGTACTACTTCCTCGCTGCGCTTGGTCCAGCCTACAGGCACCTGCTGTGGTGGAAGAAGTACATGACCATGATGCAGATCTTGCAGTTTGTCCTCATGCTTGCGCAATCCATCGGCATGGTGTTCGCCGACGGGAACTACGTTGGCCTCTTCGTGTGGACTTTGGTGGCGCACGCGATCCTGTTCTTCGTGTGGTTTACCGTGTTCTACATTCAATCTTACTCCAGGAAGAAGCTGTAG